Part of the Limihaloglobus sulfuriphilus genome is shown below.
GATGATTTTCGCCGGCCGGCAGGTCATCATTGCCAGCATCTGCGGCCAGTCGAGCGTGCCGGTGTCTATAAGTGCTTTTGCGTACAGCGGCAGCGCGATCTCGAGGCCGGCTATGCCGAACGGCGCGATCAGAAACTCCAGCTCCTTCTCGCTCAAGAGGTGCGGCGCGTGGTCGGTGGCGAGAGCATCGATTATGCCGTCCTTGACCGCCTCACGAAGCGCCGCGATATCGTCAAGAGAACGCAGCGGCGGCGACATCTTGAAATTTGTATCGTAGTCCTTTACCATGCTGTCATCGAGCAGCAGATGGTGCGGCGTCACCTCGCAGGTAACCGGCAGGCCGTCGTTTTTCGCCCGGCGGATTATCTCAACAGCGCCGCGTGTGGAGATATGCTGGGCGTGGTAACGTGTGCCGGTGCCGCGGACAAGCTCGATATCCCGCCACAGCATCAGCTCCTCGGCAAGCGGATCCATGCCCGGCAGGCCCAGTGAGGACGAGTTGAAGCCAGCGTTCATTACGCCGCTGCCGGCGAGAGAATTGTCCTGGCAGTGCTGGGCGACGACCTTGCCGAACATGCCGGCGTATTTGAGAGCGCGTTTCATCATCGCAGGATCCTGAACGCCCGCACCGTCATCGGTGAAGCCCACCGCGCCGGCCTCGGACATAAGCCCCATCTCGGCCAGCTCAACGCCCTGGCGGTCTTTGGTGACAGCACCCATCACATAGACATGCGTCTTGCGTGTCTGGCGGCCCATTCTGTGGACGAACTCAACGCTGGTCTCGTTCTGGATCGGCGGCGTGGTGTTGGGCATACATACAACCGAGGTAAACCCGCCGGCAACCGCGGCACGCGAACCGCTGGCGATGGTCTCCTCCTCTTCGTCGCCGGGCTCGCGAAAGTGCACGTGCATATCGATCAGCCCAGGGCAGACGATCTGGCCCGCCGCGTCGATTGTGCGGGCGGCTGCGGGGCCGGATTTGCCAATGCTCTGGATTTTGCCCTCTTTGACATAGATATCCGTCACCTCGTCGAGGCCGTTAGCAGGGTCTATCACCCGCCCGTTTGTTATAAGAAGCTCTCTGCTATCGTCCATATTATTTCCGCCAAGATTGATAAATCGCTGTTTTTAAACGTTACAGACCGGATTATACCCTCAAAGGCGGCTTTTTCAAGAACCAATTCCCCGCCGCGGCGTTTAGGAAGCAGCGGGGAAACGGCTGTTTTTTTGAATTTGTTGTGGAAAAACGGTTAATCGCTTGTTAGAATTGCGTTTAGTTGTTGTTTTCGACAGGATTTACAAGATTATACAAGGGCGTATAAAGGACATTTAGATGCTTGTTTTAAGGTTGTTGTTGACTGAATGAGTTCATCTAATTACACTACAGGTATAAGTTTAACGGGGTTGAACCGAGCTCTGGTTTTGAATCATCTCCCTCCAAAGCCCTCTTGTTGTTTTAATAAATGAGTGCAGTATTTAAAATCAAGGAGAGTACCATGAAGGACTTTACACATCAGTATTCACTGAGCAAGACATTGAGGTTTGAGCTCAAACCCGTCGGAGAAACGGCAGAGAGGATCGAGGATTTCAAAAATCAGGGGCTCAAAAGTATTGTTGAAGAAGACCGCCAACGAGCAGAAGATTATAAAAAGATGAAAAGGATTCTCGACGATTATCACAAAGAATTTATCGAAGAGGTGCTCAATGACGACATCTTCACCGCAAACGAAATGGAATCTGCTTTCGAAGTGTACCGCAAATATATGGCGAGTAAAAATGATGATAAGCTGAAAAAAGAAATCACCGAAATTTTTACAGATTTAAGAAAGAAAATCGCAAAGGCTTTTGAGAATAAGAGCAAAGAATATTGTCTTTACAAAGGCGACTTCAGCAAACTGATAAACGAAAAGAAGACCGGAAAAGACAAAGGGCCGGGAAAACTCTGGTACTGGCTTAAAGCTAAGGCAGATGCAGGAGTTAACGAATTCGGAGACGGCCAAACTTTTGAACAAGCCGAAGAAGCCTTAGCCAAATTCAATAATTTCAGCACCTATTTCACCGGATTCAACCAGAATCGTGACAATATCTACACGGATGCTGAACAGCAAACCGCTATCAGCTACAGAGTAATAAACGAAAATATGACCAGATATTTTGACAACTGCATTCGATACTCCAGTATTGAAAACAAATATCCGGAACTCGTAAAACAGCTTGAGCCGCTTAGCGGCAAATTCGCCCCCGGAAACTATAAAGATTATCTAAGCCAGACTGCCATCGATATTTACAACGAAGCTGTCGGCCATAAGTCTGATGACATAAACGCAAAGGGTATCAACCAGTTCATCAATGAATACCGACAGAGAAACAGCATAAAGGGCCGCGAGCTGCCGATTATGTCCGTACTCTACAAACAGATATTAAGCGATATTAATAAAGATCTCATTATCGACAAGTTCGAGAACGCCGGCGAGCTTTTGGATGCTGTAAAAACACTCCACAGAGAATTAACTGATAAAAAGATTTTGCTCAAGATTAAACAAACTCTTAACGAATTTCTCACAGAAGACAATTCGGAGGATATTTACATCAAAAGCGGCACCGATCTTACAGCAGTTTCAAACGCTATATGGGGCGAGTGGTCTGTTATTCCTAAAGCACTCGAAATGTACGCCGAAAACATAACTGACATGAATGCTAAAGCCAGAGAAAAATGGCTGAAACGAGAAGCCTACCATTTGAAAACCGTACAGGAAGCGATAGAAGCGTACCTGAAAGATAACGAAGAATTTGAAACCCGGAATATATCAGAATATTTCACAAATTTTAAATCCGGCGAAAACGACCTTATTCAAGTTGTCCAAAGTGCTTACGCGAAAATGGAATCGATTTTCGGTATAGAGGATTTTCACAAAGACAGGCGTCCCGTCACAGAAAGCGGCGAGCCCGGAGAAGGTTTCAGACAGGTAGAACTTGTTCGGGAGTATCTTGACAGCCTGATAAACGTAGAACACTTTATAAAACCGCTGCACATGTTCAGAAGCGGTAAGCCGATTGAGCTGGAAGACTGCAACAGCAACTTCTACGATCCTTTGAATGAGGCATATAAGGAACTCGATGTTGTATTCGGCATATACAACAAAGTAAGAAATTACGTTACCCAAAAACCCTATTCAAAGGATAAATTTAAAATCAATTTTCAAAACAGCACCCTTCTCGACGGCTGGGATGTAAACAAAGAATCAGCCAACAGCTCTGTTTTGCTGTTAAAAAATGGCAAATATTACCTTGGTGTAATGAAGCAGGGCGCAAGCAATATCCTCAATTACCGCCCAGAGCCGAGCGATAGCAAAAACAAAATAAACGCCAAAAAACAGCTTTCAGAAATAGCACTTGCAGGGGCAACGGATGATTATTACGAGAAAATGATATATAAACTGTTGCCTGACCCTGCTAAAATGCTGCCAAAAGTGTTTTTCAGCGCCAAAAACATTGAATTTTACAACCCTTCCCAGGAAATAATATATATCAGGGAAAATGGGCTTTTCAAGAAAGACGCCGGCGATAAAGAGTCCCTTAAAAAGTGGATCGGTTTCATGAAAACATCGCTTTTAAAACACCCTGAATGGGGTAGTTACTTTAACTTTGAATTTGAGCCCGCTGAAGATTATCAGGATATCAGTATTTTTTACAAACAAGTTGCAGAGCAGGGCTACTCTGTTACTTTTGACAAAATAAAAACAAGTTACATAGAAGAAAAGGTTGCCAGTGGAGAGCTGTATCTCTTTGAAATATATAATAAGGATTTTTCTCCACACAGCAAGGGACGGCCCAATCTGCATACAATGTACTGGAAAAGTCTTTTTGAAAAAGAGAATCTCCAAAATCTCGTAACTAAACTCAACGGCGAGGCGGAGGTCTTCTTCCGGCAGCATTCCATAAAGAGAAACGAGAAGGTGGTTCACAGAGCCAACCGGCCGATACAAAACAAAAACCCCCTCACCGAAAAGAAACAAAGCATCTTTGAATACGACCTCGTGAAAGACCGCCGGTTTACAAAGGATAAATTTTTTCTGCATTGCCCTATTACGCTGAACTTCAAAGAGGCCGGACCCGGCAGGTTCAACGACAAAGTCAACAAATATATCGCCGGCAATCCGGACATCAGGATAATAGGCATTGACAGAGGAGAGAGGCACCTGCTCTATTACAGCCTCATAGACCAGAGCGGCAGAATCGTGGAGCAGGGCACACTTAACCAGATAACCAGTACCCTCAACAGCGGCGGCAGGGAAATACCCAAAACCACCGATTACCGCGGCCTGCTTGATACAAAAGAAAAAGAACGGGACAAGGCGAGAAAATCATGGTCAATGATTGAAAACATTAAAGAGCTCAAAAGCGGCTATCTCTCGCATATTGTCCATAAACTCGCTAAACTGATGGTTAAGAATAATGCAGTTGTGGTGCTTGAGGATCTTAATTTCGGGTTCAAACGCGGCCGATTCAAGGTTGAAAAACAGGTTTACCAGAAATTTGAAAAGGCCCTCATAGAAAAGCTGAACTATCTTGTTTTCAAAGACGCCCGGCCCGCAGAGCCGGGGCATTATCTCAACGCATACCAGCTTACCGCACCTCTTGAAAGTTTTAAAAAGCTCGGCAAACAGAGCGGATTTATATACTATGTGCCGGCGTGGAACACCTCAAAGATTGACCCTGTTACCGGTTTTGTAAATCAGTTTTACATCGAAAAGAACTCAATGCAGTACCTTAAAAACTTTTTTGGTAAATTCGATTCGATAAGGTTTAACCCGGATAAAAATTACTTCGAGTTTGGATTTGACTACAAAAACTTTCATAACAAGGCCGCCAAAAGCAAATGGACTATCTGCACCCATGGAGACAAACGCTCATGGTACAACCGTAAACAGAGAAAACTGGAGATTCACAATGTAACAGAAAATCTGGCAAGCCTGCTCAGCGGCAAAGGCATAAATTTCGCTGACGGCGGCAGTATCAAAGACAAAATACTATCCGTAGATGATGCGTCTTTCTTTAAAAGCCTTGCATTTAATTTTAAACTCACCGCCCAGCTTAGGCACACATTCGAGGATAACGGCGAGGAGATCGACTGCATTATCTCACCTGTCGCGGCGGCTGACGGTACATTCTTCTGTTCTGAAACGGCAAAAAAACTTAACATGGAATTACCCCATGACGCCGACGCAAACGGTGCTTATAATATTGCCCGTAAGGGTCTTATGGTTCTAAGGCAGATACGCGAAAGCGGCAAGCCCAAGCCAATCTCAAACGCCGATTGGTTAGACTTCGCCCAGCAGAATGAAGATTGACTAATACAGACCTCCACACGGGCCGGCACCGTTTAAGTAAAATAAGGTGCTGGTCCGTATTTGTCGGTTAAAGTCTATGTTGACAGGCTAAAAAAGGATATGCTCTATGTCTGACGAAAATCTTATTCCCGTTCATGGCGGGTATCGAAACCTGAAGTCTTTCCAGCTTGCACAGCTTGTTTACGACATAACAGTTGTGTTTTGCGGGCGTTATGTTGACAAATTCAGCCGAACCACCGACCAGATGGTGCAGGCGGCACGCTCGGGTGTACAGAATATCGCCGAGGGTTCGCAGGCTTCCGGCACATCAAAGAAGACAGAGCTGAAACTAACCAGCGTGGCACGGGCAAGCCTTGAAGAACTTCGGCTCGACTACGAGGATTTTCTGCGGCAGCGGTGTT
Proteins encoded:
- a CDS encoding dihydroorotase, with the protein product MDDSRELLITNGRVIDPANGLDEVTDIYVKEGKIQSIGKSGPAAARTIDAAGQIVCPGLIDMHVHFREPGDEEEETIASGSRAAVAGGFTSVVCMPNTTPPIQNETSVEFVHRMGRQTRKTHVYVMGAVTKDRQGVELAEMGLMSEAGAVGFTDDGAGVQDPAMMKRALKYAGMFGKVVAQHCQDNSLAGSGVMNAGFNSSSLGLPGMDPLAEELMLWRDIELVRGTGTRYHAQHISTRGAVEIIRRAKNDGLPVTCEVTPHHLLLDDSMVKDYDTNFKMSPPLRSLDDIAALREAVKDGIIDALATDHAPHLLSEKELEFLIAPFGIAGLEIALPLYAKALIDTGTLDWPQMLAMMTCRPAKIIGIDNMKGSLDAGKWADITIFDPEREFTVDVQKFRSKGKNCPYNGWRLKGVVMHTIVGGEMRYTAED
- the cas12a gene encoding type V CRISPR-associated protein Cas12a/Cpf1, with amino-acid sequence MKDFTHQYSLSKTLRFELKPVGETAERIEDFKNQGLKSIVEEDRQRAEDYKKMKRILDDYHKEFIEEVLNDDIFTANEMESAFEVYRKYMASKNDDKLKKEITEIFTDLRKKIAKAFENKSKEYCLYKGDFSKLINEKKTGKDKGPGKLWYWLKAKADAGVNEFGDGQTFEQAEEALAKFNNFSTYFTGFNQNRDNIYTDAEQQTAISYRVINENMTRYFDNCIRYSSIENKYPELVKQLEPLSGKFAPGNYKDYLSQTAIDIYNEAVGHKSDDINAKGINQFINEYRQRNSIKGRELPIMSVLYKQILSDINKDLIIDKFENAGELLDAVKTLHRELTDKKILLKIKQTLNEFLTEDNSEDIYIKSGTDLTAVSNAIWGEWSVIPKALEMYAENITDMNAKAREKWLKREAYHLKTVQEAIEAYLKDNEEFETRNISEYFTNFKSGENDLIQVVQSAYAKMESIFGIEDFHKDRRPVTESGEPGEGFRQVELVREYLDSLINVEHFIKPLHMFRSGKPIELEDCNSNFYDPLNEAYKELDVVFGIYNKVRNYVTQKPYSKDKFKINFQNSTLLDGWDVNKESANSSVLLLKNGKYYLGVMKQGASNILNYRPEPSDSKNKINAKKQLSEIALAGATDDYYEKMIYKLLPDPAKMLPKVFFSAKNIEFYNPSQEIIYIRENGLFKKDAGDKESLKKWIGFMKTSLLKHPEWGSYFNFEFEPAEDYQDISIFYKQVAEQGYSVTFDKIKTSYIEEKVASGELYLFEIYNKDFSPHSKGRPNLHTMYWKSLFEKENLQNLVTKLNGEAEVFFRQHSIKRNEKVVHRANRPIQNKNPLTEKKQSIFEYDLVKDRRFTKDKFFLHCPITLNFKEAGPGRFNDKVNKYIAGNPDIRIIGIDRGERHLLYYSLIDQSGRIVEQGTLNQITSTLNSGGREIPKTTDYRGLLDTKEKERDKARKSWSMIENIKELKSGYLSHIVHKLAKLMVKNNAVVVLEDLNFGFKRGRFKVEKQVYQKFEKALIEKLNYLVFKDARPAEPGHYLNAYQLTAPLESFKKLGKQSGFIYYVPAWNTSKIDPVTGFVNQFYIEKNSMQYLKNFFGKFDSIRFNPDKNYFEFGFDYKNFHNKAAKSKWTICTHGDKRSWYNRKQRKLEIHNVTENLASLLSGKGINFADGGSIKDKILSVDDASFFKSLAFNFKLTAQLRHTFEDNGEEIDCIISPVAAADGTFFCSETAKKLNMELPHDADANGAYNIARKGLMVLRQIRESGKPKPISNADWLDFAQQNED